In Phaeobacter piscinae, one genomic interval encodes:
- a CDS encoding ABC transporter ATP-binding protein: protein MTTALDINNLNVYFGERHALVHAVKAASLSVETGASFGLVGESGSGKSTILKAITGLAPQWNGEISVEGARLGPTRDREFYKTVQMVFQDPYASLHPRQSVDQVLSETLHLHGFRDIDDRVDQLLKDVGLGPAFRFRYPHQLSGGQRQRVAIARALAPQPDILLLDEPTSALDVSVQAEILNLLSDLRSEHGLTFVMVSHDLAVVAHMCDQAAVMQHGEIVEVLSIDAMRSGETQHPYTQTLLEASANRVT from the coding sequence ATGACAACCGCGTTGGACATCAACAATCTCAACGTCTATTTCGGCGAACGCCACGCGCTGGTTCATGCCGTCAAAGCAGCCTCTCTCAGCGTTGAAACCGGCGCCAGTTTTGGGCTTGTCGGGGAGAGTGGATCAGGAAAATCCACTATCTTAAAAGCCATCACCGGATTGGCGCCGCAATGGAACGGCGAGATTTCCGTCGAGGGCGCACGGCTTGGCCCCACCCGCGACCGGGAGTTCTACAAAACCGTGCAGATGGTGTTTCAGGATCCCTATGCCTCGCTCCATCCGCGCCAGTCGGTGGATCAGGTGCTGTCAGAAACGCTGCACCTGCACGGGTTTCGCGATATCGACGATCGGGTCGATCAACTGTTGAAAGACGTCGGACTTGGCCCCGCCTTCCGCTTTCGTTATCCGCATCAGCTGTCGGGCGGCCAACGCCAGCGCGTCGCCATTGCCCGCGCCTTGGCGCCACAGCCGGATATCTTGCTGCTGGATGAGCCGACCTCGGCGCTGGATGTGTCAGTTCAGGCGGAAATCCTGAACCTTCTCAGCGATTTGCGTTCCGAGCATGGGCTGACCTTTGTGATGGTTTCTCATGATCTCGCGGTGGTGGCGCATATGTGCGATCAGGCAGCCGTGATGCAGCATGGCGAGATCGTCGAGGTTCTCAGCATCGACGCGATGCGCAGCGGTGAAACACAGCATCCCTATACCCAGACGCTGCTTGAGGCCTCGGCAAACCGTGTCACCTGA
- a CDS encoding ABC transporter ATP-binding protein, producing the protein MSMLLDVENLWVRFPTRNGIFDAVRGVSFSLGRERLGIVGESGSGKSMTGRAILQLIRKPGMVEADHITLHGENLLAKSEREMRKVRGEQISMVMQDPKFSLNPVMTIGDQLIEAHRLHAKASKAESRQKALEMLEAVSIRDPERVMGAYPHEMSGGMGQRIMIAMMLIPNPEILIADEPTSALDVSVQGQVLSIMDRLVKERGMGLIFISHDLNLVSQFCDRVLIMYAGRIVEVCDANRLHEAQHPYTKGLLGSLPRFDAPRPRLEVLQRDPAWRDAPSVEGR; encoded by the coding sequence ATGAGTATGCTTCTGGATGTCGAAAACCTCTGGGTGCGGTTCCCCACGCGCAATGGCATCTTTGATGCGGTGCGCGGTGTGTCCTTCTCGCTCGGACGGGAACGGCTTGGGATTGTTGGCGAAAGCGGCTCGGGTAAATCCATGACTGGCCGCGCCATCCTGCAACTGATCCGCAAACCGGGGATGGTTGAGGCCGATCACATCACCCTCCACGGAGAGAACCTTCTGGCCAAATCTGAACGCGAGATGCGCAAAGTGCGCGGCGAGCAGATCTCCATGGTGATGCAGGATCCGAAATTCTCGCTCAACCCGGTGATGACAATCGGTGATCAGCTGATCGAGGCACATCGCCTGCACGCCAAGGCCAGCAAGGCCGAGTCCCGCCAGAAAGCGCTTGAGATGCTGGAGGCGGTCTCGATCCGGGATCCCGAACGGGTGATGGGCGCCTATCCGCACGAGATGTCGGGCGGCATGGGCCAGCGCATCATGATTGCCATGATGCTGATCCCGAACCCAGAGATCCTGATTGCGGATGAACCCACTTCTGCGCTGGATGTCTCGGTGCAGGGTCAGGTGTTGTCGATCATGGACCGGTTAGTGAAGGAACGCGGCATGGGGCTGATCTTCATCAGCCATGATCTCAATCTTGTGTCCCAGTTCTGCGACCGGGTGCTGATCATGTACGCGGGCCGCATCGTCGAGGTCTGTGACGCCAATCGCCTGCATGAGGCGCAACACCCCTATACCAAGGGGCTATTGGGCAGCCTGCCCCGGTTTGACGCGCCGCGCCCCCGGCTGGAGGTGCTGCAACGCGATCCCGCCTGGCGTGACGCCCCCAGTGTGGAGGGACGATGA
- a CDS encoding disulfide bond formation protein B gives MSRFLILIATAGSAALLLGAFGFQYLGEMAPCKLCIWQRYPHGAAVVIGMLALMVPMVMLPYLGALAALTTAAIGAYHTGVERGWWEGPNSCTSGPIGNLSSEDLMQQIMSAPLVRCDDVPWELFSLSMASWNAIASLFLAVLWVAAANHMRKNRI, from the coding sequence ATGAGCCGATTTCTCATCCTTATTGCCACCGCCGGTTCAGCTGCGCTGCTGCTTGGGGCCTTTGGGTTTCAGTACCTTGGTGAGATGGCACCGTGTAAGCTGTGCATCTGGCAACGGTATCCGCATGGCGCAGCTGTGGTGATCGGCATGTTAGCGCTGATGGTGCCAATGGTGATGCTGCCCTATCTCGGTGCGCTGGCTGCGCTGACCACGGCGGCGATCGGCGCTTATCACACCGGGGTTGAGCGTGGCTGGTGGGAAGGCCCGAATTCCTGCACCTCCGGCCCGATTGGCAACCTCAGCTCCGAAGATCTGATGCAGCAGATCATGTCTGCACCGCTGGTGCGCTGTGACGACGTCCCGTGGGAGTTGTTCAGCCTCTCAATGGCCAGCTGGAATGCGATTGCATCGCTCTTTCTGGCCGTGCTCTGGGTTGCTGCGGCCAATCACATGCGCAAGAACCGGATCTGA
- the ctlX gene encoding citrulline utilization hydrolase CtlX — MSQLQAPGAVVMIRPHHFCSNPETRDDNAFQTLADDTADVTSAQALAEFDGAVSALRGAGVNVHVFDDTGTETPDSVFPNNWFSTHAGGHVAVYPMYAANRRKERRWDVIELLKRDYRVQDVIDYSGLEQDGLALEGTGAMVLDHIGRIAYTVKSNRADPVLLERFCTHFNFEPMVFEARDAQGRDVYHTNVLMGIGTDYALICLDMITNPTRRAEVAARLEETGRRVIDLTPEQIAGFAGNALELTGHSRLLALSSRAVDVLRPDQIAVIERSATLLPLSIPTIETAGGSVRCMLAAIHLSPRERTQS; from the coding sequence ATGAGCCAGCTTCAGGCCCCCGGTGCGGTGGTGATGATCCGTCCGCACCATTTTTGCTCCAACCCGGAGACGCGCGACGACAATGCGTTTCAAACCCTTGCGGATGACACGGCGGATGTGACCTCTGCGCAGGCGCTGGCCGAATTCGACGGAGCAGTTTCGGCGCTGCGCGGTGCGGGTGTAAACGTCCATGTGTTTGACGACACTGGCACGGAAACCCCGGACAGCGTGTTTCCGAACAACTGGTTCTCGACCCATGCCGGCGGCCATGTCGCGGTCTACCCCATGTATGCGGCGAACCGGCGCAAGGAACGCCGCTGGGATGTGATTGAACTGCTAAAGCGGGATTACCGCGTTCAGGATGTGATCGACTATTCCGGGTTGGAACAGGACGGGCTGGCGCTGGAAGGTACCGGTGCCATGGTGCTCGATCATATCGGGCGCATTGCCTACACCGTGAAATCCAACCGTGCCGATCCGGTGCTGCTGGAACGTTTCTGCACCCATTTCAACTTTGAACCTATGGTGTTTGAAGCACGGGATGCGCAGGGGCGCGATGTCTATCACACCAACGTGCTGATGGGTATTGGCACGGACTATGCGCTGATCTGTCTTGATATGATCACCAATCCAACGCGTCGCGCCGAGGTTGCCGCGCGGCTGGAGGAAACCGGACGCCGGGTGATTGATCTTACGCCCGAGCAGATTGCCGGATTTGCCGGCAACGCGCTGGAGCTGACCGGGCACAGCCGCTTGCTGGCGCTGTCGTCGCGTGCCGTCGATGTGCTGCGCCCCGACCAAATCGCTGTAATTGAGCGCAGCGCGACCCTGCTGCCGCTCTCCATTCCCACTATCGAAACCGCTGGCGGGTCGGTGCGCTGCATGCTGGCAGCCATCCACCTCAGCCCCCGTGAAAGGACCCAGTCATGA
- a CDS encoding ornithine cyclodeaminase, whose translation MTQPSDKALVPFVSVDNMMRLIHHVGIDTVMKDLAAYIEEDFKRWELFDKTPRVASHSDVGVIELMPTSDGEAYGFKYVNGHPKNTSEGLQTVTAFGLLADVYTGYPVLLTEMTILTALRTAATSAMVAKHLAPKGATTMAMIGNGAQSEFQSLAMQAICGLKSVRLYDVDPAATAKCAANLKNSGLEVVACETPEEAIEGAQILTTCTADKQYATILTDNMVGSGVHINAIGGDCPGKTELAPGILSRSDVFVEFPPQTRVEGEIQQMPEDFEVTELWQVILGQKPGRRDDKQITLFDSVGFAIEDFSALRYIRDRIKDTDFFLELDMLADPDDPRDLFGMVQRAKG comes from the coding sequence ATGACCCAACCCTCGGACAAGGCGCTTGTGCCTTTTGTCAGCGTCGACAATATGATGCGCCTCATTCATCATGTCGGGATCGACACGGTGATGAAGGATCTCGCCGCCTATATCGAAGAGGATTTCAAACGCTGGGAGCTGTTTGACAAGACACCGCGCGTGGCCAGCCATTCCGACGTCGGTGTGATCGAACTGATGCCCACCTCCGACGGTGAGGCTTACGGCTTCAAATATGTGAACGGCCATCCGAAGAACACCTCTGAGGGGCTGCAAACTGTCACTGCCTTTGGCCTGCTTGCGGATGTTTATACTGGCTATCCCGTACTGTTGACCGAAATGACCATTCTGACCGCGCTGCGCACGGCCGCGACCTCCGCCATGGTGGCAAAACACCTTGCGCCCAAAGGCGCGACGACCATGGCCATGATCGGTAACGGCGCCCAGTCGGAGTTTCAATCGCTCGCCATGCAGGCGATCTGCGGGCTAAAATCCGTGCGTCTCTATGATGTTGATCCGGCCGCCACCGCGAAATGCGCGGCAAACCTGAAAAACAGCGGGCTTGAGGTTGTGGCTTGCGAGACGCCGGAAGAGGCGATTGAGGGCGCGCAGATCCTGACCACCTGCACCGCAGACAAGCAATATGCCACGATCCTGACCGACAACATGGTCGGCAGCGGCGTGCACATCAACGCCATCGGCGGCGACTGCCCAGGCAAGACGGAGCTTGCACCAGGTATCCTGTCCCGCTCTGACGTATTTGTGGAATTCCCGCCCCAGACCCGGGTCGAAGGGGAAATCCAGCAGATGCCTGAGGACTTTGAAGTCACCGAACTGTGGCAGGTGATCTTGGGTCAGAAACCCGGTCGCCGCGATGACAAGCAGATCACCCTGTTCGACAGCGTCGGTTTCGCGATCGAGGATTTCTCGGCTCTGCGCTACATCCGTGATCGGATCAAGGACACCGATTTCTTCCTCGAACTGGATATGTTGGCCGACCCTGACGATCCGCGCGATCTCTTTGGCATGGTGCAACGCGCCAAAGGCTGA
- a CDS encoding HD-GYP domain-containing protein: MVATPTPYSLPGPDPGPGFAAASTGVLHDVTYPRVGGQTIQLGELLGALSHALDLTEGQPRGHCVRCCWIGMQVADYLHLSRQDRSDLYFTLLLKDLGCSSNAARISTLYRTDDLSFKRNFKFVDDTTRKKLDFLLQHTGQGDSGFKRLKTVTGVIARSDSIATELIQTRCDRGAKIARLMRFSERIAGGIAALDEHWNGGGHPAGISRKDIPLFSRIALMAQVTDVFALQYGSGAAADELESRAGSWFDPELVPVFTRVIRTPGFYDTLTSDRLETSVFSDPAARATLGVDDTYMDDISYAFSKVIDAKSPFTYGHSERVAHYTDMICETLGFELPHRRWMVRAGLLHDLGKLGVSNAILDKPGRLSDQEMKQMKLHPEFGYEVLRRISVFQDIADVVVAHHERLDGKGYPYGLGAADLTVEMRILTVADIFDAMTADRPYQSALPLEKAFATMDEMQGTAIDPEIHRALKEAIAASPWPAREARPFSPNY, encoded by the coding sequence ATGGTGGCCACTCCGACCCCCTATTCGCTGCCCGGACCGGATCCGGGCCCCGGTTTTGCGGCCGCCTCCACGGGCGTGCTGCACGATGTGACCTACCCTCGGGTGGGCGGCCAGACCATTCAGCTGGGCGAACTCCTGGGCGCGCTCAGCCATGCGCTCGATCTCACCGAAGGCCAGCCAAGAGGGCATTGTGTCCGCTGCTGTTGGATTGGTATGCAAGTAGCCGATTATCTGCACCTATCGCGGCAGGATCGATCGGACCTGTACTTTACGCTGTTGCTCAAAGATTTGGGATGCAGCTCAAACGCTGCGCGAATTAGCACGCTCTACCGCACAGATGATCTCTCCTTCAAACGCAACTTCAAATTTGTCGACGATACGACCCGGAAAAAACTTGATTTCTTGCTGCAGCACACAGGTCAGGGTGATAGCGGGTTCAAGCGGCTGAAAACCGTAACTGGCGTGATCGCCCGCAGCGACAGTATTGCCACCGAGCTGATCCAGACCCGTTGTGATCGCGGGGCAAAGATTGCACGGCTGATGCGTTTTTCTGAACGGATTGCCGGTGGGATTGCCGCACTGGATGAACATTGGAATGGCGGTGGCCATCCGGCGGGGATCAGCAGGAAGGATATTCCGCTGTTTTCCCGTATTGCGCTTATGGCGCAGGTGACAGATGTCTTCGCACTTCAGTATGGCTCTGGCGCCGCAGCGGACGAGTTGGAAAGTCGCGCAGGCAGCTGGTTTGATCCTGAGCTTGTGCCCGTCTTTACCCGAGTGATTCGCACCCCTGGTTTCTATGATACCTTGACCAGCGACAGACTAGAGACCAGCGTTTTCTCTGATCCTGCGGCACGAGCAACCTTGGGCGTCGATGACACCTATATGGACGATATTTCCTATGCTTTCTCCAAGGTGATCGACGCCAAGAGTCCCTTTACGTATGGTCACTCTGAAAGGGTGGCGCATTACACTGATATGATCTGTGAGACGCTCGGATTTGAGCTCCCTCATCGGCGATGGATGGTTCGCGCAGGGCTTCTGCATGATCTGGGCAAGCTCGGTGTCTCCAACGCGATCCTGGACAAACCTGGCCGTCTCAGCGATCAGGAAATGAAACAGATGAAACTGCATCCTGAATTTGGGTATGAGGTATTAAGGCGCATTTCTGTCTTCCAAGACATTGCTGACGTGGTGGTAGCGCACCATGAACGGTTGGATGGAAAGGGCTATCCCTACGGTCTTGGGGCTGCGGATCTGACAGTCGAAATGCGTATCCTAACCGTTGCCGATATTTTCGACGCGATGACTGCGGATCGCCCCTATCAGTCGGCCTTGCCGCTGGAGAAGGCATTCGCCACTATGGACGAGATGCAGGGTACGGCCATCGACCCTGAGATCCACCGCGCCCTGAAAGAGGCCATAGCCGCCAGCCCATGGCCCGCCCGCGAAGCGCGGCCCTTCTCGCCCAACTACTGA
- a CDS encoding YqaA family protein, whose amino-acid sequence MLRALYDRTMALADHPKALWWLAGVAFVESSVFPIPPDVLMIPMILARPSRAWLIALVALVASVAGGLLGYAIGAFFYDSIGQPVLAAMGKADAMADFNTRFNDFGFWAVLIAGITPFPYKVITIMSGWTGMPLATFVATSILARALRFFVVAGLLWQFGAPIRNFIERRLGLVFTVFVVLLFGGFFALKVL is encoded by the coding sequence ATGTTGCGCGCGCTGTATGACCGAACCATGGCTCTGGCCGATCATCCTAAGGCCCTGTGGTGGCTGGCTGGCGTCGCCTTCGTCGAAAGCTCGGTTTTTCCGATCCCGCCCGATGTTCTGATGATCCCGATGATCCTCGCACGCCCATCGCGGGCTTGGCTGATTGCGTTGGTCGCGCTGGTCGCTTCAGTCGCCGGTGGCCTGCTAGGCTACGCCATTGGCGCGTTTTTCTACGACAGTATCGGCCAGCCGGTGCTCGCAGCCATGGGCAAAGCCGACGCGATGGCGGACTTCAACACACGGTTCAACGACTTTGGGTTCTGGGCGGTGCTGATCGCAGGCATCACCCCCTTCCCCTATAAGGTCATCACGATAATGTCAGGCTGGACCGGCATGCCGCTTGCAACCTTTGTTGCGACCTCCATTCTGGCCCGTGCGCTGCGGTTTTTCGTGGTTGCGGGGCTTTTGTGGCAATTCGGCGCGCCCATCCGCAACTTCATCGAGCGGCGTCTGGGGCTTGTCTTTACGGTGTTTGTCGTGTTGTTGTTTGGCGGATTTTTCGCACTGAAGGTCTTGTAA
- the rocF gene encoding arginase, whose product MTSKTCILIGAPVDSGKRRAGCLMGPDAYRTAGLGRAIESLGHKVIDQGNLRPATHERDTNDGLVFARNETIGWTNRLIRAAEEAMTEGLPIFLGGDHSLSLGSVVGVANHAAKEGRPQFVLWLDAHTDFHTPATSDSGNLHGTPVGYFTGRPDFAGFPEVANPVPQENVCMIGLRSVDTPERLALEASDIHRHDMRDIDENGIAGPLSAFLQRVKDANGMLHVSLDVDFLDPSVAPAVGTTVPGGATVREGHLVCEMLHDSGLMTSLDLVELNPFLDERGRTAHLMVDLCASALGRRVFDRPTRSYQ is encoded by the coding sequence GTGACATCCAAGACCTGTATTCTGATCGGCGCCCCGGTGGACAGCGGCAAGCGGCGCGCCGGATGCCTGATGGGGCCGGATGCCTATCGCACCGCCGGTCTGGGGCGCGCAATCGAAAGTCTGGGTCACAAGGTGATCGATCAGGGCAATCTGCGGCCTGCGACCCATGAACGCGATACCAACGACGGTCTGGTCTTTGCCCGCAATGAAACCATCGGCTGGACCAATCGCCTGATCCGCGCCGCCGAAGAAGCGATGACAGAGGGGCTGCCGATCTTTCTTGGTGGCGACCATTCACTGTCCCTGGGCTCGGTTGTTGGCGTGGCCAACCACGCCGCCAAAGAAGGCCGCCCGCAATTTGTGCTGTGGCTCGATGCGCATACCGATTTTCACACCCCGGCAACCTCCGACAGCGGCAACCTGCACGGCACACCAGTGGGCTATTTCACCGGGCGTCCGGATTTTGCAGGCTTTCCCGAGGTGGCCAATCCGGTCCCGCAGGAAAATGTCTGCATGATCGGCCTGCGCTCGGTTGATACCCCGGAACGCCTCGCGCTTGAGGCCAGCGATATTCACCGTCACGACATGCGTGATATCGACGAAAATGGCATTGCCGGCCCGCTTTCTGCCTTCCTTCAGCGGGTCAAGGACGCCAATGGAATGCTGCATGTTTCGCTGGATGTTGATTTTCTGGACCCGTCTGTGGCCCCTGCGGTCGGCACCACCGTGCCCGGCGGCGCCACAGTGCGCGAGGGGCATCTGGTGTGCGAAATGCTGCATGATTCCGGGCTGATGACCTCTTTGGATCTGGTAGAGCTGAACCCGTTTCTGGATGAGCGCGGCCGCACGGCCCATCTGATGGTGGATCTCTGCGCCTCGGCCCTTGGGCGTCGTGTCTTTGACCGCCCGACACGGAGCTATCAATGA
- a CDS encoding Lrp/AsnC family transcriptional regulator, with the protein MDKTDERLIAALRHNARASLSDLALQLNLSRTTVRARIERLQSKGDILGFSVVLKEDVLRDPVRGLMMIGIEGRGTSRITRQLQGLPEVRAIHTTNGRWDLIVELGTETLETLDAALAKIRTFEGVVSSETNLLLATKKDS; encoded by the coding sequence TTGGACAAAACGGATGAGCGCCTGATTGCTGCGCTACGTCATAATGCACGCGCCTCCCTGTCGGATCTGGCGTTGCAGCTGAACCTGTCGCGGACCACGGTGCGGGCCCGGATCGAACGCTTGCAGAGCAAGGGGGATATCCTTGGGTTTTCAGTTGTTCTGAAGGAGGATGTGCTGCGCGATCCGGTCCGCGGTCTGATGATGATCGGCATTGAGGGACGGGGCACCAGCCGCATCACGCGGCAGCTTCAGGGCCTGCCGGAAGTGCGGGCGATCCACACCACGAACGGGCGCTGGGATCTGATTGTGGAACTGGGCACCGAAACGCTGGAGACGCTGGATGCCGCTCTTGCCAAAATCCGCACATTCGAAGGGGTGGTGAGCAGCGAAACCAACCTCCTTCTTGCCACGAAAAAGGACAGCTGA